Proteins encoded within one genomic window of Haematobia irritans isolate KBUSLIRL chromosome 5, ASM5000362v1, whole genome shotgun sequence:
- the LOC142239091 gene encoding uncharacterized protein LOC142239091 translates to MSSKTKGGKTIIKSVVNVCNSAKPKMIMVSKVKNIKDTESRPHLFIDLIQSEVEDTSGLEEDCTKALSVKSPINQLTGSSKLPITPDNPPKSVQTDLPFSLNICGLVDISKYEVICVYCFQTFPIKKWPFLINHVKLMHYTSSKPTTGVDDKEKSQPSIVNEKHVNTIKENPKANTCQNNLKRPLTNDDQYRNINNTDGKQKNWKSDSSDESNSESNISTDSVPCKENVDIQYSKKYKKVDKIVSSSQATTLTSKFCNQTKTDAMFDSCEEQKSLDCEAVEHIIASECTEHVSTQASEEHKHLDDMVSSPMGSTSTWTTVEKTKTDEFLDIKEEQNSMDYEDVEQLIELSPAYSEIPDKSSVNDRQEEICSIDIECDWNQTEPPVNNEAISGSVSNEDKSPSPTKKIIADKLKSPNPSIQLSRYVDSEDEMPSNDENEDLEPSSTNGCGILFGLTNRKIVIEFLEHLEKYPHLYQFRKYKGTPFNSAKFQESIVKLRTHINTTFNIDMTDIETRLSIQRIKHWYARTIQTIEDKKAYGRIFKHTFPEYFNIMKAYLPSDVTYSRDLLLESGYAKKETNELTRYPTWMLRKKGAISKRGVKLGRKRKNQLEVTKITYKDLMDDEVHLECEEKEKPSEMDDDGFTPPDPLICDICFVDFSRPVELRQHRLRHFPPKHACQYCLRKHYTQNLAKKCQHKDTPASSATKIKAKPNKDGLYMCELCGATYKSLGYLNYHKKDKHFNQRHKCDICGYSTIKKTLLEHHQKRYHVVEFGTCGEIAKRTRPPLPKIRFTAEGRREYLWLREMKAQKPTEPFFGCYRCKQIFRNRQEKNMHNKREHPISATTVICFLCHHENVLFSNMKNLRRHYLQIHRVAPEGVDSLLKHVKPLMETLTEEEVEDLQTAENHNLVLAQILATKPRMKPEEFLSDMNSDYYKEMMCQRRNLEVIGHYDDDESIDDLGQSTLWEEVDQGYEELCGLYKAPNSDIKIEDPIGIDMSKDDIENQTANLEMCIDKNEFCNNYLGTNNDPNQSSLDIVKEEEENPHSQNIEHIFVINENIQDHHEIEDIIEEEDFDNDIIENYFE, encoded by the exons ATGTCCAGCAAAACGAAAGGCGGCAAGACAATAATCAA ATCTGTTGTAAATGTCTGTAATAGTGCCAAACCCAAAATGATTATGGTGTCTAAAGTAAAAAACATTAAAGATACGGAAAGCAGACCACATTTATTCATTGACTTAATACAGTCGGAAGTTGAAGACACTTCTGGTTTGGAGGAAGACTGTACAAAAGCATTGTCTGTAAAAAGTCCCATAAATCAATTGACTGGATCTTCAAAATTACCTATTACACCAGACAATCCACCAAAATCGGTACAGACGGA TCTTCCGTTTAGTTTAAATATATGTGGCTTAGTTGATATTTCAAAATACGAGGTTATCTGTGTTTATTGCTTTCAAACATTTCCCATTAAGAAATGGCCTTTCCTTATAAATCATGTTAAACTGATGCATTATACATCGAGTAAACCCACCACAGGTGTAGATGATAAAGAAAAATCTCAACCATCAATTGTAAATGAGAAACATGTGAATACTATAAAAGAAAATCCAAAAGCTAATACTtgccaaaataatttaaaacgtCCTTTAACCAATGACGATCAATATCGAAATATTAATAATACGGacggaaaacaaaaaaattggaaatcggaTTCATCAGATGAATCGAATTCTGAAAGTAAT ATTTCTACGGACTCCGTGCcttgtaaagaaaatgttgacatacaatattcaaaaaagtacaaaaaggtaGACAAAATAGTGTCATCTTCCCAGGCCACGACATTAACTTcgaaattttgtaatcaaactaAGACGGATGCTATGTTTGATAGCTGCGAAGAACAGAAATCATTGGATTGTGAAGCTGTAGAG CATATAATAGCATCGGAATGTACAGAACATGTAAGCACACAAGCATCAGAAGAACACAAACATTTGGACGACATGGTTTCATCTCCCATGGGATCAACATCTACTTGGACTACGGTTGAGAAAACTAAGACAGATGAATTTTTGGATATaaaagaagaacaaaattcaatgGACTATGAAGATGTAGAG CAATTGATTGAATTATCACCAGCCTATTCAGAGATCCCGGATAAATCGTCTGTTAACGATAGACAAGAagaaatttgttcaattgaTATTGAATGCGATTGGAATCAGACCGAACCCCCGGTCAACAATGAG gcAATATCCGGGTCTGTAAGTAACGAAGATAAATCCCCTTCACCCACAAAAAAG ATTATTGCCGACAAACTAAAATCTCCCAATCCATCGATTCAACTCTCACGATATGTGGATTCAGAAGATGAAATGCCCTCTAATGATGAAAACGAAGATTTAGAGCCTAGCTCAACTAATGGCTGTGGG ATTCTCTTCGGTTTAACCAATCGAAAAATTGTTATTGAATTTCTTGAACATCTGGAAAAATATCCTCATTTATATCAATTTCGAAAATATAAAGGCACACCCTTCAATtcggcaaaatttcaagaaagcaTTGTAAAATTACGTACACACATTAATACCACCTTCAATATCGATATGACCGACATAGAGACTCGCCTCAGTATACAAAGAATAAAACATTGGTATGCCCGAACAATTCAAACCATAGAGGATAAAAAGGCGTATGGTAGAATATTTAAACATACATTTCcggaatattttaatataatgaaGGCATATCTTCCTTCTGACGTCACATATTCACGGGATCTTTTACTAGAGAGTGGTTATgcgaaaaaagaaacaaatgaaTTGACACGCTATCCCACCTGGATGTTACGTAAAAAAGGAGCAATTTCTAAACGTGGAGTAAAACTTGGACGAAAGCGTAAAAATCAATTGGAGGTTACTAAAATTACATATAAAGATTTGATGGATGATGAAGTACATTTGGAATGTGAAGAAAAGGAGAAACCTAGTGAAATGGATGATGATGGTTTTACTCCACCTGATCCCCTTATATGTGATATTTGTTTTGTAGattttagtcgacctgtagaattGAGACAACACCGACTTAGACATTTCCCTCCGAAACATGCATGCCAATACTGCCTTCGAAAACATTAtacacaaaatttggcaaaaaaatgccAACACAAAGATACACCAGCTAGTTCAGCAACGAAGATTAAAGCCAAGCCTAACAAAGACGGGCTGTACATGTGTGAATTGTGTGGAGCCACTTACAAATCTTTGGGATACCTCAATTATCATAAAAAGGACAAACATTTCAATCAACGTCACAAATGCGATATATGTGGATATTCGACTATCAAAAAGACCCTATTGGAACATCATCAAAAAAGATATCATGTGgttgaatttggtacatgtggaGAAATTGCAAAACGCACGAGGCCGCCATTACCCAAGATACGTTTTACAGCTGAGGGACGTCGTGAATATTTGTGGCTTCGAGAAATGAAAGCACAAAAACCCACAGAGCCCTTTTTCGGCTGTTATAGATGTAAACAAATTTTCCGTAATCGTCAGGAGAAAAACATGCACAATAAAAGGGAACATCCTATTAGTGCAACAACTGTTATATGTTTCCTTTGCCATCATGAAAATGTCCTCTTCTCGAATATGAAAAATCTACGAAGACACTACCTCCAAATACATCGAGTAGCACCTGAAGGTGTAGATTCCCTGCTGAAACATGTAAAGCCTTTAATGGAAACACTAACTGAAGAAGAAGTGGAAGACTTGCAGACTGCAGAAAATCATAATTTGGTTTTAGCTCAGATTTTAGCTACCAAGCCTCGTATGAAGCCCGAGgaatttttatccgatatgAATTCGGATTATTACAAGGAAATGATGTGTCAGCGAAGAAATCTGGAGGTAATAGGccattatgatgatgatgagtccATTGATGATCTGGGTCAATCAACTTTATGGGAAGAAGTTGATCAGGGTTATGAAGAATTGTGTGGTCTATATAAAGCTCCCAATAgtgatataaaaattgaagatCCTATTGGAATCGATATGAGTAAAGATGATATAGAAAATCAGACGGCAAATTTAGAAATGTGTATAGATAAAAATGAGTTTTGCAATAATTATCTTGGAACCAACAATGATCCAAATCAATCATCATTAGATATtgtaaaagaagaagaagaaaatcctCACTCACAAAATATCGAgcatatttttgttataaatgaaaatatacaAGATCATCATGAGATTGAAGATATTATTGAAGAAGAAGATTTTGATAATgatataattgaaaattattttgagtGA